The genomic interval GCAACGAAGACTTGGCAGCTTGCTGCCTAGTCGCAGTGGGGTGGGGGCTATCGGCCTCGCGCAAGGCCGATAGCCCCCACCCCCCACCCCAACCCCTCCCCTGAAGGGGAGGGGCTTGATGAATCCCAACGGCCGCTCCCCACCCCAAAGCCGCCATCCCCGGCCGCATTCGCACCTTCACGCTTGTCAGCAAGCGGGCGTCGGGAGTAGATCGTCGGTATGAGCGATTTTCGTCCCCTGTCCGCCCAGTTCAGCGTCGCGCCGCAGATCGGCATCGAAGATGTCGCCGAGGCCAAGGCGCAGGGCTTTGCGATGGTGGTGAACAACCGGCCCGACGGCGAGGAACCGGGGGCGCCGCAGGGCGAGCATATCTCCACCGCCTGCGCCGCCGAAGGGCTCGCCTATGCCGCGATCCCGATCGGCCATGCGGGGTTCAGCCATGCGCAGATCGACGCGCTCGACAAATTGCTGGCGGGCGCAACGGGGCCGATCCTCGCCTATTGCCGCTCGGGCACGCGCTCGACGCATCTATGGGCGCTGGCCCGCGCGCGCGCGGGCGACGATGTCGGCGGGATCGTCGAGGCGGCGGCGAAGGCGGGCTATGACCTGACGGGGCTGCGGCCGATGCTGGACGCGCTTTCGGGGGAAAGATGACGGCGGTGCTCGTCCAGACGGGCGCGTCGCTCGCCGCGGTGCTGTTCGTCGCCTGGCTGGTCGGCCGGATGGGGCTCGGCGCCGATCCGCGGATCGCGGACGACGCCCAGGCAATCCGGCTCGCCGAAGAGGCCGAGGCGGGGTTTCGCGGGATCGAGGTCGGGCGCGACCGCGCGGGCTTTGCCGCGATCGTCCGCAATGCCGAGGGGCGGATGCTGCTGGTGCGCGCGCACGGCAATCATTTCGCGGCGCGGCCGGTCGATGCCA from uncultured Sphingopyxis sp. carries:
- a CDS encoding TIGR01244 family sulfur transferase, translating into MSDFRPLSAQFSVAPQIGIEDVAEAKAQGFAMVVNNRPDGEEPGAPQGEHISTACAAEGLAYAAIPIGHAGFSHAQIDALDKLLAGATGPILAYCRSGTRSTHLWALARARAGDDVGGIVEAAAKAGYDLTGLRPMLDALSGER